A genomic stretch from Nocardia wallacei includes:
- a CDS encoding ABC transporter permease subunit, producing the protein MTTVSAAVVPMIEPAMATARTVVLTKTLRVNRRGLLGWTAGITLAAVMYASFYPQMAESGAAQAENMPESLRSALHMEDIGSAAGYLGSTVFGLIVPLLAMFFGAAVGARVTAADEESGTLDLLLAHPITRTSLILQRFAALVLAATGIGVVLWLAMLAIRGGADLTAIGAGQFAAQCVHLILLTVTFGALATGIGAASGRRAVVFAVTAVVGVAAYAAHAFADQIGLGWAAYLSPFHYYIDSEPLRNGFGWTGLLVLAAVSAVLVTAGTYRFNHRDLA; encoded by the coding sequence ATGACCACCGTATCCGCCGCTGTCGTGCCGATGATCGAGCCCGCGATGGCCACCGCTCGCACAGTTGTGCTCACCAAGACCCTGCGCGTCAACCGCCGCGGTCTGCTGGGCTGGACCGCCGGGATCACGCTCGCCGCGGTGATGTACGCGTCTTTCTATCCGCAGATGGCGGAAAGCGGTGCCGCCCAAGCGGAGAACATGCCCGAGAGCCTGCGCAGCGCGCTGCATATGGAGGACATCGGCTCGGCGGCAGGGTATCTCGGTTCCACAGTGTTCGGGTTGATCGTGCCGTTGCTGGCGATGTTCTTCGGTGCCGCGGTCGGCGCACGCGTTACCGCCGCCGACGAGGAGTCCGGCACCCTGGATCTGCTGCTGGCGCACCCGATCACGCGAACGTCGTTGATACTGCAGCGTTTCGCCGCACTGGTGCTGGCGGCCACGGGCATCGGTGTCGTGCTGTGGCTGGCGATGCTCGCCATCCGCGGCGGGGCCGACCTGACCGCGATCGGCGCCGGGCAGTTCGCCGCCCAATGCGTGCATCTGATCCTGCTGACCGTCACCTTCGGTGCCTTGGCCACCGGTATCGGCGCCGCTTCCGGACGTCGCGCCGTGGTGTTCGCGGTCACCGCGGTCGTCGGTGTCGCGGCCTACGCGGCACACGCCTTTGCCGACCAGATCGGCCTGGGATGGGCCGCTTACCTGTCGCCGTTCCACTACTACATCGACAGCGAACCACTGCGGAACGGCTTCGGCTGGACCGGCCTGCTCGTCCTGGCCGCCGTGTCGGCCGTTCTGGTTACCGCAGGGACGTACCGGTTCAACCACCGCGACCTCGCCTGA